One genomic window of Branchiostoma floridae strain S238N-H82 chromosome 4, Bfl_VNyyK, whole genome shotgun sequence includes the following:
- the LOC118412778 gene encoding zinc finger and BTB domain-containing protein 18.3-like — MSGAMPLDTSPSISDQSAQVFFVPSTNGASGIDNSSQILQGESLPRMPQQGGMSSSENTGGGNSVLLTASDILQSLSMVPNGLAEPESQSQHDMSVSSVANADTANPSGGQETVEITAKSIVILTPKGQGQISFSNSRLADSQPAKELMVQGVPLNMQPIAATSVPCTTMATLPPGSIIVTLPHEMENQNGVCSARKMQAVKDKSILGREKQKRKDGVVCDVCSAGFSTKHSLLRHKQLHKADTEEDHRPACELCGKRFHQMSDLRRHVHTHTGTEPYRCQLCGRGFLRRSDLSTHLRFHNKAKPFQCALCNKTYYQSGDLKRHIRRSHEQTADLACPLCEKMCATERSFQTHLRAQHNSTSVLMTQHTGQLRSAMGRGQTSVTSVQEKAGQHV, encoded by the exons ATGAGTGGGGCtatgccattggatacatcacCATCTAtatctgaccaatcagcacaAGTCTTCTTTGTACCATCTACCAATGGCGCGTCAGGAATTGACAACTCTAGTCAGATCCTTCAGGGAGAGAGTTTGCCAAGAATGCCTCAACAGGGAGGCATGTCTTCTTCAGAAAACACAGGAGGGGGAAACTCTGTCCTCCTAACTGCGTCCGATATCCTCCAGTCCCTTTCGATGGTACCCAACGGCCTGGCAGAGCCAGAATCACAGAGCCAGCATGACATGTCTGTCAGTAGCGTGGCTAACGCCGATACAGCAAACCCCAGCGGCGGTCAAGAAACGGTAGAAATCACCGCCAAATCCATCGTCATCCTCACGCCAAAGGGACAGGGGCAGATCAGTTTCAGTAACTCCCGGTTGGCCGATTCCCAACCGGCGAAGGAACTGATGGTACAGGGTGTACCGCTGAACATGCAGCCCATCGCGGCCACCTCCGTACCGTGTACCACCATGGCAACGCTCCCGCCTGGTTCCATCATCGTCACGCTGCCGCACGAAATGGAGAACCAAAATGGCGTCTGTAGCGCAAGGAAGATGCAAGCTGTGAAGGACAAGTCCATTCTAGGAAGGGagaaacagaaaaggaaggatgGAGTTGTTTGTGATGTTTGCAGTGCAGGGTTTAGTACGAAACACAGCCTCCTTCGTCATAAGCAACTTCACAAGGCTGACACTGAG GAGGACCACAGACCTGCATGTGAACTGTGTGGCAAAAGGTTTCACCAGATGTCAGATCTGAGGAGACACGTCCATACACATACAG GTACGGAGCCGTACCGTTGCCAGCTGTGCGGGCGGGGTTTCCTACGCCGCAGTGATCTCAGCACCCACCTGAGGTTCCACAACAAGGCCAAACCCTTCCAGTGTGCCTTGTGTAACAAGACTTACTACCAGTCAG GTGACTTGAAGAGGCACATCCGCAGATCCCACGAGCAGACTGCAGACCTGGCCTGCCCCCTGTGTGAGAAGATGTGTGCTACAGAACGGTCTTTCCAAACACACCTCAGGGCACAGCACAACAGTACTAGTGTTCTCATGACACAGCACACAGGACAACTCAG gtCAGCCATGGGCAGAGGACAGACTTCTGTCACAAGTGTGCAAGAAAAGGCTGGGCAACACGTGTAG
- the LOC118413847 gene encoding MMS19 nucleotide excision repair protein homolog, producing MAALSGNVQENVLEFVQGQQDSALQSVAKAVFDGETSLLQLVESLGSSLTSTEVTTRARATQLLAEVLHRSPSNRLTEKEAEVLSAFFCDRLLDHHSVQPHVLHGLLALSAAPQLPQGEEVKIVQVIFKEVYVQSLVQTDRRAIYNILANFLDTRLEALQALGADFVWGFIQAMDGEKDPRNLIIAFSIARIVAQAFPIGTFTEELFEVISCYFPIDFTPPADDPHGVTREDLVLGLRQVLAATSKFAQFCVPMLLEKLSSDVTSAKLDSLHTLAACAEVYGADSMKSFLDLLLSAISKEVYSSIHQDVENAALAGLTAVVATLSHAVTETRSVFSLHHFLDSLLKGCKHHLCEPELKLMWPSAKLLQAAARASDPACVHVLDTAVPLLVEQFQVHPYPQHRHTILEVTIAFIHVAHASTSGTDAPNPVVPHSDNFLTLFYSVLEDADAGLRSSGVGGMAAMIGITDVVKGKHLDLCANHLGRLVLHDADPTVQRRSTEALAAMATAHPDVVREEVLSKLLQVLENNNPNAMDTNQSEQVCAKHVTNQYVLNTLAAVSTHPTIVRCTIPKLLSHLQALIESCPDQATQEAIATLDCVYKVVEKTVINDANVEYFVDTIVLNLMSMALSAAVNTSDENLLHDTSLLEIVAKVLRAVARSLPNSTGKGIVNSTVQAFLQGNLAAISLNTSASFEPLDVSSPWQQTQTVQLLSAIVCSVARNVDIPSISELAQKLLTLSCASDHEPTSLAAAKSLSGVVNKWDQGEQLQTFLQETRDCLEQILSKTEDEKARCRAVAVLVWLTKALVIRGHPSGSQFTKTLMALFEDEAIGRRAAEGFYVILSDSPDVLSKESHANIRLMYKQRFFMENLPALVDGFNQADDGRKQSFLCAVSHLLTFIPRQVLLGALPPLVPLLVQSLLGEDPSLQVSTLEMFSSLVQEAPQVISKNIDALIPQLLELSKNGPTMKVRMAALKSVGSMTSLPHAVVYPYRNRVVRELAVAVGDKKRMVRKEAVAARGEWFLLGSPGGK from the exons ATGGCAGCGCTCAGTGGGAACGTGCAGGAAAACGTCTTGGAATTTGTACAAGGACAGCAAGATAGCGCCTTGCAGAGTGTCGCTAAAG CTGTGTTTGATGGGGAAACCAGCCTGTTACAACTGGTGGAAAGTCTCGG GTCCTCCCTCACCAGTACTGAGGTGACAACCCGAGCAAGAGCCACCCAGCTGCTGGCAGAGGTACTGCACAGGTCGCCTAGCAACAGGCTGACAGAGAAAGAAG CTGAGGTGTTGTCTGCCTTCTTCTGTGATCGACTGTTGGACCACCACTCAGTCCAGCCACATGTACTACATGGACTTTTGGCCCTG AGTGCAGCTCCACAGCTACCACAGGGAGAGGAAGTCAAGATTGTACAGGTCATCTTTAAGGAGGTGTATGTCCAGTCCCTGGTGCAGACGGACAGAAGAGCCATCTACAACATCCTGGCGAACTTCCTGGACACCAGACTGGAAG CCCTGCAGGCCCTGGGTGCAGATTTTGTCTGGGGGTTTATCCAGGCCATGGACGGAGAGAAGGACCCCAGAAACCTCATCATAGCCTTCAGCATTGCCAGGATCGTCGCACAGGCTTTTCCTATTG GAACGTTCACAGAGGAGTTGTTCGAGGTCATCTCCTGCTACTTTCCGATTGACTTCACTCCG CCAGCTGATGACCCCCATGGTGTAACGAGGGAGGACCTGGTGCTGGGACTCAGGCAGGTGTTAGCTGCTACAAGCAAGTTTGCACAG TTCTGTGTGCCCATGTTGCTGGAGAAGCTGTCCTCTGATGTGACCAGTGCCAAACTGGACTCTCTCCATACACTG GCAGCCTGTGCAGAGGTATATGGTGCAGACAGTATGAAGTCTTTCCTGGACCTGCTGTTGTCTGCCATCAGTAAGGAGGTGTACAGCTCCATACACCAGGATGTGGAGAACGCAGCCCTGGCCGGACTCACCGCTGTGGTAGCAACACTGTCACATGCTGTCACAGAG ACTCGGTCTGTGTTCTCCCTGCATCACTTCTTGGACAGCCTCCTGAAGGGTTGTAAACACCACCTGTGTGAGCCTGAGCTGAAGCTGATGTGGCCCAGCGCAAAGCTGCTCCAGGCAGCAGCACGAGCCTCCGACCCGGCATGCGTCCACGTACTGGACACTGCTGTGCCCCTATTGGTGGAGCAGTTTCAGGTCCACCCCTACCCCCAGCACCGTCACACCATCCTGGAAGTCACCATCGCGTTCATCCACGTAGCTCACGCCTCTACCTCGGGAACCGACGCGCCCAATCCCGTCGTCCCCCACAGCGACAACTTCCTCACCCTGTTCTACTCCGTTCTCGAAGACGCCGACGCGGGACTGCGGAGTAGCGGGGTCGGCGGGATGGCAGCCATGATTGGCATTACTGATGTTGTAAAAGGGAAACATTTAGATTTGTGCGCAAATCATCTTGGCCGGCTAGTTCTTCATGACGCAGATCCCACGGTACAGCGTAGGAGCACTGAGGCACtcgctgccatggcaacggcccaTCCCGACGTAGTACGAGAGGAAGTTTTGTCCAAACTTCTCCAAGTGCTGGAGAACAACAACCCAAACGCCATGGACACAAACCAGAGCGAGCAAGTATGCGCCAAACATGTGACAAATCAGTACGTGTTGAACACTCTGGCAGCCGTCTCGACTCACCCCACCATTGTAAGATGTACAATTCCCAAACTGTTGAGTCACCTCCAAGCTTTGATAGAAAGTTGTCCAGACCAAGCCACACAGGAAGCCATTGCTACGTTAGACTGTGTCTACAAAGTAGTAGAAAAAACTGTGATCAACGACGCTAATGTAGAATATTTTGTTGATACGATTGTACTAAATCTTATGTCCATGGCTCTATCTGCTGCTGTGAATACGTCAGATGAAAACCTACTCCACGATACGTCACTTCTAGAAATTGTAGCTAAGGTGTTGAGGGCTGTAGCTCGAAGCCTACCAAACAGTACAGGGAAGGGTATTGTCAACAGTACTGTACAGGCCTTCCTTCAGGGCAACTTAGCCGCAATCAGTCTTAACACGTCGGCAAGCTTCGAACCGCTAGACGTTtcctcaccatggcaacagaccCAAACAGTTCAGCTCCTCAGCGCTATAGTGTGTAGTGTGGCACGAAACGTCGACATTCCCTCTATAAGTGAACTTGCCCAGAAGCTATTGACGTTGTCTTGTGCATCCGACCACGAGCCCACCTCCCTCGCAGCTGCAAAGTCCTTGTCTGGTGTGGTCAACAAGTGGGACCAAGGGGAACAGCTCCAGACATTTCTACAAGAAACGAGAGATTGTTTGGAACAAATCTTGAGTAAGACTGAAGACGAGAAGGCAAGGTGTCGAGCTGTAGCTGTACTAGTCTGGTTGACCAAGGCCCTGGTGATTCGAGGTCACCCCTCAGGTTCCCAGTTCACGAAGACGCTCATGGCACTCTTCGAGGATGAAGCAATAGGGAGAAGGGCAGCTGAAGGTTTCTACGTCATCCTCAGCGACTCTCCAGACGTCCTGTCTAAAGAATCGCACGCCAACATCCGCCTGATGTACAAGCAGCGCTTCTTCATGGAAAACCTCCCCGCCCTGGTGGACGGGTTCAACCAAGCGGACGACGGGAGGAAGCAGTCGTTCCTGTGCGCAGTCTCGCACCTCCTCACCTTCATACCACGTCAAGTTCTCCTGGGCGCGCTCCCCCCTCTGGTTCCCCTCTTGGTACAGTCCCTGCTAGGCGAGGATCCCAGTCTGCAAGTGTCAACCCTGGAGATGTTTTCCAGCCTCGTCCAAGAAGCCCCCCAGGTGATTTCAAAGAACATAGACGCTCTCATCCCACAGCTACTCGAGCTGTCGAAGAATGGTCCGACCATGAAGGTACGAATGGCGGCCCTGAAAAGCGTAGGCAGCATGACGAGCCTCCCTCACGCAGTCGTGTACCCGTACAGAAACAGGGTGGTGCGAGAGCTGGCCGTTGCAGTCGGGGACAAGAAGAGGATGGTCAGGAAGGAGGCAGTGGCTGCAAGAGGAGAATGGTTCCTGCTAGGAAGTCCTGgaggaaaataa